The Fervidobacterium pennivorans DNA segment ACATACCCAAAACAGAAACTAATCTCCCAATTGGAGAAGTTTGGCTTCTATCTGGTCACCCACTGTATGAAACTACCTTAGAGAATGGCTTAACAATTAATCAGTTTGGCTACAACATATACAATGGTAAATACCCGCGATTTCCCATCTTAATCAAACTTGTTTCCACCAATCAATGGCTCAGCGTTCAAGTCCATCCCGACGATGAATACGCACGCAACGTAGAAAACGAACCATGGGGAAAAAGCGAGGCGTGGTATTTTCTAACCGATGGGGAATTTGCAATCTGTGAAGATGTGGAAAAGATGAGGGAGTATATAGCTTCTGGACGCATTAATAAACTCGATGAAATCCTAACATTTGTGAAAGTCAAAAAGGGAACCTTCGTGAACATCCCAGCCGGAACTGTTCATGCACTTGGACCTAGGAGCACCGTTATCGAAGTTCAGCAATCGTCAGACTTGACCTACCGCATATACGATTGGGGCAGACCAAGGGAGACGCACTTAGAAAAAGCATTGCAAGTAAGCAAAAATGTTTCCCTAAGCAATATCGTTTTCGAAAACATCGGTAGTCTCAAAACAAAATATTTTTGCATGCAACAAGTATTGTCACAGGATGAGCTTAATAAAAACACTCTCATCGTTCACATACCTACGCAAATTTCAGAAAAATACTGTGCCAGACTAATTATCAACGAAAATACTTGCAAAGGGTACAATAGTTATAGCACTGTTGATAACCTGCTTGAAGAACTTAGCGCTGGTATTTTTGTCACCAATTTTCTAACAATCTAATCCATTCGTACAAACATATGAAAACATAAAACAAAGCGGGCTTTTCGCCCGCTTTTTTCGTTTTTATTTAACTGAACTTATTCCCTATCTTTCACTTTCTCTTGGAGCAAGTTAACTATATCTTTTACAGTCATCAACTTCTCAATTTCATCGTCCTCTAGTTTGATACCAAACTCATCCTCGAAAACCATAACCAAATCAAACGCATCAAGAGAATCTGCTCCAAGGTCTTCAATCAAATGACTATCTTCCTCAATATCTTCGATAGGAACGTTCAACTTCTCAGAAATAATCTCTGCAACCTTTTTGAATAGTTCTTCTCTTTCCATATTTTGCACCCTCCTAACTCTCTCTTATTTTTGAAATATTTCCTACCATTCCAGAGTAAAACGAACAATTTCCAGAATAATTGCAAAGAGAGAAGCACAAATTTTCTTGCTATATTTTAATCAAAGCCATCCTATTTGTCAATATTTAATTACTGCTTTTCCATAGCCACTAATTCTTCAACAAGCCTATCGACGAATTTGAATGCATTCTCCCAAAATCCTTCTTTTCTTAGGTCTATACCCACCTTTTCAAGCAATTTTTCCGGAGAATACCTTCCTCCACTTTCCAAAAGTTCTAAATACTTGCCCACAAAAGCCTTTCCTTCTTCTAAATATTCTTGATAAAGCGCAATAACTAGGCATTGCGCAAAGTTGTAAGCGTAAACATAAAATGGAGTTTCGTAAATGTGCGGTATCGAAGCCCACTCGTTGTTGTACCACTCTGGAATTTCAACAACATTTCCGAAAACTCTTTCGAGTTCCTCATGGTATATATTGTTTAACTCATCCCATCCAACGTATCCATTCTTACTTGCTAAATCGTGCGCCCTTATCTCGAAGTTTGTGAACATATTCTGCCTGAACGTTGTTGCAAAAATATCCTCGATTTTAGAGGCAATAAGCGCCATTTTTTCCTCTTTCGAAAGCTTGTTCTTTAAATTATCAAACACCAAAAACTCTCCAAATACAGACGCAAGTTCTGCCAGTGTTAACGGTGTGTCGTGATTAAAGAACGTCTGTTTTCTGGACAACGAACCATGTAATCCGTGACCAAGCTCATGAGCAAGGGTCATAACATCGTACATATCATTTGTAAAATTAGTCAGTACATATGGAGGTAGTTTTGTCGTTGCGTATATACAATACGCCCCGCTTACTTTTCCTTTCCTTGGGTACAAATCTATCCGCTCTTCTTTGAAGAAAGATTCCACTACACTTCCTGCTTTCTCATCGAAGGCATAATAAGATTCCAAAATTATATCCTTCGCTTCCTCGAAACTAAACTCTTTCTTTTTATTTGAAATCGGTGCATATATATCTGCCAGAGTGAGCTTTTCGCCGATAACTTTGGATTTCCAATCATAATACTTTCTCAAAATTTCTGTCTTTTCGTTTGTTACATCTATAAGTCTATCAACAATATCATCGCTCACTTCGTTCGCAAAATTCATCATTGAGATAGGTCTTGGAAACCTTCTGAGCCTACTCTCGGTATCGTAATCTCTGACTACCAGGTTGTAAACTTCAGTGAGGACTATCGCATCATCTTGGAATCTTTCGAGAAACAACTTCATTGCCCTTTTACGCAGCTCACCATTTGTTGACCTTCTTAAAGCCTTTATCTCTTCCACTGTAAGAGTCTTGTTCTCCCCATCAAGTTCCATTTCAAATGTGTAAGAACTTTGTAACCGGCTATGTATCTTCGCAATTCCATCCCTTCTTGAAACAGAAGTTAAAGCGAGCACTTGCTCGGCATCCTTTGAAAGAAGATGCTTCCGTTTTTCAATAATATGCCTAATCATATGCTCATAATTACCATCCATTTTTATAATCTCTTCAAGCACATCATCACTTAAGGCTGCGAGTTTAACTTCCACAATCGCATCCTGCTCCTGCAATTGTGCCGACAATTGTTGGATAATTCCCAAAACCTTCTGGCTTTCAACACTCTCAGTATCAACAGAATATCTCATCCAAGCATACTGAATAGACTTGGCGAATTCATCTATGTGCTCTTCAAAATCCCTAATCAATCTTGCCAACTTCTGAGGAGCGGTTTCACACTCTATTTCATTAGCAATTCTTTTTACTTCTTCTAAATGTATCCTTGCATTTTCTATCGCAGCCTCATCGTTTGCAAATATCCTTTCTAGTTTCCACTCCAAAGCATATCCCCCCTTGCTTGATTATCTAACCATCTGCAGGTATTGTTATTAAAAATTATTCCTCTTCCTCGCCAATTCGTAGCATGGCAAGGAATGCTTCCTGAGGAATTGTTACGTTGCCGATTTCTCTCAGTTTCTTCTTACCTTCCTTTTGCTTTTCGAGTAGTTTCATCTTTCTTGTCACATCTCCACCGTAACACTTTGCAAGCACGTCTTTTCTAAGTGCTTTGACTGTAGAACGTGCGATAAATCTTCCACCAGCTTTCGCTTGAATAGGTATCTCAAATTGGTGCTGTGGTATAAGTTCAGCAAGTTTATCAACAAGCTTCCTTGCAATTGTATAAGCCTTTTCTCTGTGTGCAACAAACGAGAGCGCATCCACTGGCTCTTTATTAACATATATCGTTATCTTAACAAGGTCGCTCTTTCGATATTCTAAGAACTCATAGTCCATTGAAGCGTAACCACGACTAACAGCTTTCATCTTGTCAAAAAAGTCAAAAATAATCTCGGCAAGTGGCACCTCAAAATGCATCACAACGCGCTCATGACCCGCATTTTCGGTCGAAACAAGTGTCCCTCTCTTCTCATTTTGAACCAACGACATTAACTTACCAAGATACTCTGGAGGTGTGATTATCGACAACTTCACGTAAGGCTCATAAATCTCCCTAACTTCGCCTTCTTCTGGAAACTTTGCCGGGTCGTTAATAAATATTTCCTCCCCACTGTGCGTTACAACTTTGTATTCAACGTTCGGGGCGGTAAGAATGACTGCCATATCGAATTCCCTTTCAAGCCTTTCTCTCACAACATCCATGTGCAACAGTCCCAAAAATCCGCACCTGAAACCAAATCCAAGTGCGGGTGAATGGTCAGGTTTGAACACAAGCGCCGCATCATTCAGCTTGTATTTCTCCAAAGCTTTTCTCAGTTCTTCGTAATACTCTGGCAAGCCAGGATACATACCTGCATATACCATTGGCTTGACCTCTTTGTAACCTGGTAATGGTTCAGGTGCCGGGTTATCAGGCTTTGTAATAGTGTCACCTATCCTTGCTTTAGAAACGTCCTTCAAACCAGCAACAACATACCCTATGTCTCCTGCTTTTAAAATATCAACGGGAACCATCTCAGGTGTAAACGTTCCTACTTCAACCACCTCGTAAACCTCTCCAGAAGACATCATCATTATCTTATCTCCCGCTTTTATCTCACCATCAAAAACCCTAACATACGCAATGGCACCACGGTATTTATCATACTTCGCATCAAAAATCAAAGCCCTCAAATGCCCATCATCTGCAGTCTTTGGGGCGGGCACTAATTTAATAACCGCTTCGAGTAACTCCTTTACACCAATACCTTCCTTCGCACTGATTCTAAACACATCTTCGCCGGGTATACCTATCAAATCCTCGATTTCCGCAACCGTTTCCTCAATATTCGCATTTGGCATATCTATCTTATTAACTGCCGGAATTATCTCAAGATTGTGCTCAAGTGCCTTGTACGTATTTGCAACTGTTTGCGCCTGAACACCTTGAGTTGCATCAACAAGTAAAATAGCACCTTCAACTGCTGCCATGCTTCTGTCTACTTCGTAAGAAAAGTCAACGTGACCTGGCGTATCAACAATATTTATCTCATATTCATTCCCATCATCTGCTTTGTAAAAAACCCTAAGCGGGTGGGATTTAATTGTTATTCCTCTTTCCCGCTCTATATCCATACTATCCAAATATTGTTCTCTCATCTTTCGTTTTTCAACAGCGTTCGTCATTTCCAAAATTCTATCCGTTAATGTTGTTTTTCCATGGTCTATGTGGGCAATAATACAAATATTTCTTACATTCTCAACTTTCCTCATCTATCCATGCCCTCCATGTGTCTCTTCTTAATTTTTTAACTTTTCAAGCCAATGACTTCTACAACCGTATATGGTATTTTGATACCCTCTTCTTCGAACGAGCTCTTAATCCGCAATGCCACCGCATTCAACGTATCGAAATAAGTCTCTCGTGCCGTCCAGAATTGAACAGTTAAAGTTACCCCTTTCGAATCAAACGATTTGAAAACAACAGCATTCCCAACACTTTCATCCTTAACAACCAAAGGCTCTTCCTCAAGCACACGCTTCAAAACAGAAACCCCTTTCTCCATATTCACTGAATAATCTATTGTTACATCTATGTCTATCCTTCTGTACTTACCTGGCCAGAACTTTGTAACAGTCCCAGCCCAAACTTTTCTATTAGGGATAAGAATAAGCTTGCCATCGAACGTTTTCAAATGCGTATGATTCATCTTTATCACATCAACAATACCTGTTAACCCGTCAACATCAACAACCTCACCTTCAAAAACCTTTCTGGTCACAAGAACCAAAATACCAGACAGAAAATTCGTTAAAGGTTCTTGGAACGCAAGACCGAGCACAACACCGGAAATTCCAAGCCCTGCAAGGTAAGGAGCAAGGTTTACATCCCAAATAGCCAAAATTACCGCAATTGCAAATCCATAGATAAGAAAACCAATGATAAGTGAAAGTGTTTTTGGAGCCTTTACCTCCTTACCTATCGTTGACATGAACTTATCAATCGAACGCATGATAATTTTGTGAATTGCATACGCAATCCCGAACGTTAGAAAAGTTAAAATGATATTCCTAACCAAAACTACTTGCATCTTCTCATGTCTCCTTTTCTTTTTTTAATACATTATCTGCACAGCTTCTCGCACTTCTTCCATTGTTTTCTGAGCTACCTTCCTTGCTCTTTCGTTACCTTCTTCCATTTTGGCTTTTACTTCATCGTCAGAAATAGCATTATACCTATCCCATATTGGCTGAAGCTTATTGACCATATTCTTCAAAAGCAACTTCTTACAATCTATACAACCAATCTTTGCCTGAGTACACCCATCATATACCCACTGCTTTTCTTCGGGATTATCCGCTGTACCGAAAGCTTTGTGATAATCCCAAACAGGACATACTTCTGGATTACCTGGGTCCGTTCTTCTCTTTCTATTTGTATCCGTGACCATTGGCATGACCATCTTAGAAAGCTCTTGCTCTGTTGTTATCAATGGAATCGTATTTCCATAGCTCTTACTCATCTTCCTTCCATCAGTTCCTAACAACTTCGGAACTTTTGAAAGTAACTCTTTTGGTTCTGGGAAAACCTCCTTTTTGAAAATATAATTGAACCTTCTGGCAATCTCACGCGTAAGCTCTATATGATATACCTGGTCCTCTCCAACCGGCACACCTTCAGCTTTATAAATCAAAATATCGGCAGCCTGCAAAACAGGATACATCAAAAAACCAGCATTCGAAAGGTCTCTATTCGTAATCTGCTGGCGCATTTCTTTATAAGTAGGCACGCGCTCAAGCCAAGACAATGGCGTGACCATAGCAAAAAGCAAGAAAAGCTCTGCATGCTCTTTGATTGCAGACTGGACAAAGAGTGTTGACTTCTCAAGCCCAACTGCCATCATCGTTTTAACCAATTCGAAAGTATTTATCTTAAGTTCACTTGTATCCTCATAATGCGTTGTTAACGCATGCCAATCGGCAACAAAATAAAACGTATCATTCCCTTCGTTTTGAAGCCTAACCCAATTCTCAAAAACGCCAACATAATGACCAATATGGACCTTCCCTGTTGGTCGAATTCCACTGAGTATGCGCATTGATTTTTCCTCCTTGCAACACGAATTTATCGGAAGTTATTATACCACAAATATATAAAATAAAAATCCCCAAAGCTGGGGATTGGTTTGCTTGTACAAAACATTTAAAGCAATATATCGCGTCACCCCTTATTTCAAACTCAACACTCCTTCAACAAAACCTTTTTCTCTTGTTTTAATTTCGTTGAGGACACCCCCAATCAACTTTTCACAAAAGGAGGAGTCCCGCTATTCATAACTCAACACTTTTTCGCCAAACTTTACCCTTTGTTGGCATGTCTCAAAGTATCGTGATATGTGACAAGTCAAAGTATTGCTCGAGAAGTTCTTTGGTAATTCAAAACCTAGAAACATTGAACCTATTACTGATGGACTTGGTGCATATGAAAGTGCAGTAAAGCTGTTGTTCAGAAATATCAATCACGTAGTGGTACCGCTCGGTAAAAACAATCAATGCGAATCCAAGTTTTCATTGTTGAAAGACTTTTTCCGACTCAAGCGAGGGCTGAAGAATACGAAGAACTTAGCGAAATATATTCAAGGATTTTGTGTAGTGAAGAATCTTTGGAAAACGCACAATGGTAATATCAATCGCATACTTTCGCACTTACACTCTTTCATCACTACAAGTTAACACTATCTGGCTAACGTATTTTTGTCTTCAACACTTTCTATCTTAATCTTTTGCTAAGCTGCTATATTTTCTCCAACTCTGCTTTCAAACTTCTCAAAATCTGCTGGTAATCTTCTTCCCCGCTTTCAACCTTGTCCATCAGCACTTCCAACTCGCGCGTGAAGTCTTCGCTGACAAATTTGAATTTCTCTCTATCCGAATTGAAAAAGTTGTATACTTTCTCACCAAGTGTCGTGGGTAGCAAGTATCCATTTCTCTCTATTACATATCCTCTTTCAAGTAATCTGCTCACAATTGTTGCATATGTGGATGGTCTTCCAAGTCCGCGTTTTTTCATCTCTTCAACAAGAGAACCTTGCGTGAACGGATAAACTTTTGGAATGGCACGCATGAATTTGTTGGCTGATACTTCTATCGTTCCCTGTGGAATTCTTACGAGCTTAATTGGAAACACCTTATTAAAACCTTCTTCAATTATTTCTTCATACACTTCCACTTCCTGGGTCTTATCAACAACCTCAAACTTCACATCGTATCCTTTGAGCACCACATTTTTCATCTGAGAAGCTATGAAGCGCTTGAATATCAAATCATATATCGCAATATGGTCTTTTGTAAATCCCTCAAGTTCACCCGAGTAAATCATCGCTTTTATATCCTCTATATCCAAAGCCCTGGTCGGTCGGATACATTCGTGTGCTCCGCCTTCACCCCACGTCCTTGGTTTGAAAAATTCCTCTCCAAAAGTTTCGGAAATATATTCCTTTGCCACGTTCATACCAAAATCCGAAACCCTTGTTGAATCCGTTCTGTGGTACGTGATAAAGCCTCGCTCAAACAAATCTTGGAGCACTTCCATCGTTCTGGAAACAGAGAGTTTGTACTTTTCGGACGCATCCTTTAGTACAACATCTGTTGTGTAAGGTGGCAATGGTGATTTCTCTATTCTTTTTTCTTCGCCTTTTGTTACTTTGACCACTTTTATCTCGTTGAAAAACTTTTCTGCTTCATACTTTTCTTCAAATTCAAACTTTAAATCCAAGCCATCTTTAGAGATAGTCACGACGTATTTCTTTTGCTGGCTTTCCTTTGCGCGTTCTATTACCCATCCGAGGACAGGTGTCTGAACCCTTCCAGCGGACAGGTTACTCCGTCCGAAAAGTCTTTGAATAAGCTGTGAAAGTTCAAATCCTACCCATCTATCCGAAATCCTTCTCACAACCTGCGCTTTGACAAGATTTTCATCCACTTCTCTGTGCTCACGTAACGCATTTAAAATCGCTCGCTTTGTGACCTCGTGAAATTCCATTCGCTTGATGTTCTTAGCATATACACTGCACAGATTTTTCAAGTCCCAAGAAATCTTTTCACCTTCCGTATCCGGGTCAGTTGCAATGAGTATCTGCTCGAATTCTTTGCTTGCCTCTCTAATAGCATTTACAATGCTCTCTTTTCCCTCGATAGTCTCATACACAGGAACATACTTTCCACGACCATTGTTGGAACTTTCCAAAACGCCATAGTAACCTACTTCTTTATTTAAATCAAACACATGACCAAATGATGCAGTGATAACGACGTATTTGTCTTCCGTGATAACCTCATACAACTCGTGACCTTCGAGACTGCGAGATATTGGCTTTCCAAAGAAGTTTGCAATCGTTCTTGCCTTGTGGGGAGACTCTACAATAACAAGCACAGGTTTTAAGAAGTCGTCTCTTCTACCTTCTTTCCTTCGTACACGTTCTCTGTCGTTATCTATCTCTTCCATTAATGCTCCGAAATCTACACTCTGCGCTTGCTTAAATACTACATCTGAGCTGAACCACCAGCGTAACTTTCTAATCAAGTTGTTGAAAACTTTCTTATCATCTACAAGCACGTAGCTCAGCCCTTTTGTAATACCGCCAACAAAGAGCCTCGATGTGCGTCCAGAAGCTTGGAGATAACCTGTCACATCAGCAACAACCAAATACCACTTTCCATCTTCTTGCCTTAGTGTGACATCATCTGCTGAGTTTATTTTCTTGATAATCTCTTCAGACAGTATAAATCTCTTTATTTCCTCTCTTAACTGCTCCACACGGTCTTTCGGAGGATTTGCGATATTTCCAAGTTTAGTTAGTTCCTTCATCCATTTATCTATCGTTGGTGTCCATTTTTCTAACTCTTTATCTCTTGCTATCAGTGGTCTCAGCGTAGAAATGGCCAGGAGAATGTGTTTGACATTCCCTTCTAAATCCAAACTCACAACAATCTTGGGAACGCCATAAAATATGGCGTAGCGAATTACTTCTGGAATATCCAACCCACGTGCCAGTGGGTTTCTATATGAGGAGATACCTATAAGAACTTGGATTTCTCTGTTTTTGTACCTTTCCAAAACTTCTTCTGAAAAATTCTCATAACTTTCACTTGAAATTCCGTGTTTGTTCAGAAGTTCTTTTAATTCATCAACTTTTTCCTTTCCATAATCGGAAGATACAAATACAAGTCCACCATCACCGAATTGTTTTACCTTCTCCACAAGCATGCTATCCAAAATTGTTTGCTTTGCTCCAACATCTTCGTACACATCCTCAACATTTCTCAGATAGAAAACAGGACGACCAACATCAAATGAAAGAAGTTCTTTGAACAGCCTTATTCTTTCAGACTTTGGATTACTCGTGGCAGATGAAACAACCATAACACCTTTTGCTTTTTTCGAAATTCTTTTAACTTGCTCACGCAATGAATTAATTTCTTCTGCATTCTCTTCTGTCACATTTCTCCTCATCCTTATATACTTCATCGTCAACTCGATATCCCTTGGCTCAAATCCCAACAAATACAACGCCTTGTCTATATTCTTCGCGGTTTTCAAGAATGAATCAACGTCATCAACAAAAATAAAACTGAAATCACGAGGAATTAGGTCAACATTCTTGTAAAGGAACATTGAAGTAGTCACAAGTATTTTGAACTGACCATTCGCAAGTCTTTCTTTGTTCTGGTCCTTTTCCTTTTTCGATTCTTCTATTCCTATTACCAACAAATCCTCAGCTGGGAGTTTATCTTTTAGTTTTTCATAGCTTTGAAGAACCAGAAGCTTGGTTGGAAGAATGATGTAAGTTTTTTTGTTGTGCTTTGCAAAATATATCGCCGAAGCAAACCCCCAGGAAGTCTTTCCAATTCCTGTTGGTGCCAGAAGCGCAAAAGAGCGTTTCAAAAGCAACTTTTTTGCCCAGAATTTTTGCAATTCCCAAGGCTCAAACCCCACGTATTTTCTAAATGTTTTTTCCCATTCTTCGTACTCCTCGTTCAAATTGCAAAATCCTTTAAGCCCTTTTAAATTACTAAGACGACAAAGGGCTTCCTTGCCCTCGATGTCTTCTTTCAAACAATTTTCGCAAGGAAGCCCCTTAACCAATCTTGTTGAAGATATATCTCCGCCACAATTAGGGCACAATTGCTTAAATATCGCCTCAAGTGTGGTTGGTTGTTGTGTCACAATATCCATCGTCTCACTCACTCCTCAAGCGTTAACCCTATGTTGTGTGCACCAAGAAGCGGTGTAATTGAAGCGATAATCACCTGACCAGAAAGGTTGGATATGAACCTTTCAAGAAGATGAGTATCAAGCACGTTGAATGGTTCATCAAACAAGAATACCGGTTCGTAGTGTTTCGTCTCCTCTATGAGCTTCTTAAACGCAAGCACTATTGACAGATACAACAAACGTTTTTGACCTTCTGAAGCATAATGCCTAGCAAGAAGGTCTTTGTAGTAAAGCAAATAGTCATCTTGCGAATGTGGACCTACTGTTGTTACCTTTTCAGCAATATCTTGGTCAACGTAATCCAAGAAATTCTTTCCTTTGAAATCACTTTTGTACTCTATCTTAAACGTTTTGTCCAGATACTTTGAAAGCTCATTAATCATATGCTCTCTTTTTTCCACAATCTTATCCGCCATTATCTGCAAATCTTTCGCTGTTTCTATCAAGTATTCCCTATCTATTAATTCTGGTTCTTGCTTAAGATATTCGTTCCTTTCATCTAACAATTTTTCATATGCACGCAAAGTTTCATAATAATCTAGGTCAAGCAGTGAGAATATTTCATCAAAAAACTCTCTTCTTTGAGCTGGTCCACCATCAACCATGGAGTAATCCCTAAAACTGAAAGGTATAGCAATAAATATCTCCTGAATGTCTCTAAACCTCTTGACCTTCGAACCATCAAGATACGCTACCTTTTCTTTCTTGTCGTCATCTTGTACATACACTATTTCTATCGTGTGTTTCTCTTCACCGCTTACTATCCTACCCTTAATTTCAAAATGCTTTTCTCCAACTTTTAATATTTGATAATCTCTTGCGCCTCTGAAAGAACGGGGGTTTGACAAATACGCAACGGCTTCCAGAATAGATGTTTTACCAGATCCGTTCGGACCATAGATAACGTTTATACCATCACTAAACTGGACTGTGTGCTCCGAAAAGTTCCTGAAGTTTTTTACAGTCAGTTCCTTGATAACCATCCTCTTCTTTTCCATCCCATCCACCCCCTCTGAGATAATCTTCCACTACGTATTTTACTACTTTTATCCAAAAATTCAAAATCAGCATAAACATACGGTTCCAAAAACATTGATAAATACAAAGACTCCAAACCATTTTCTCCTGGTCTTTGATTGAATTAATTATGAGCATAAATAAAAAAACCGCGGCACAGTTGCCACGGTATTGAGATTTCAAACCCACAGTTAATAAAAAAACCGTGTTTTCTAATTGCCTTCTCCAACTATATGCTTTTTAGTTGTGTAAGAACAACTATTTTTAAATTCCCTGGTACAAAGAGACCAACAGTAAACAAACCCACAAGTGCAAAACACACTATTTAAGATAACAGACACAAACACATACTGCCACCCTTGATTTCCATCTTTGTCAAAGGGAAATTCTTTCCTAAAGGTGTCGCACAGCTGGTACACCCCGAGACGTTGCAGATTTCTTAAGCAAAAAGCATTAGTTCTTCTTTCCAACACCTCACCTCAGCCTAAATACGTACCATTTTGTAAACAAGCCCGATGAAAAAAGCTGATGTTCCGAATATACGCAAACCTAAATTTACCTACTTAGTATATAACTAAAAAGCTCACATAAAAAACTCTTCGCTCTGTTATCTTGAGATAACTGCTTGGAGGTAGCCTGTATGTGTTTTACTAACGTGCTGAAGCAAAAGTCCATTTGCTGAGTATTCATAAATGGCGACTTTTACTCCGCCGATATAAATCCCTGTTTGGATTCCTCCAAATTGACCTTGCCCTTCAACAACCCATCTGAAACCTACCTCTGGTATGTTAACGATTTCTCCTTTAAGCAAATCTGGGTTGATGTATGAAGGACCTAAGACATTTGTCCCAAGAATCTGTTTTTGGGAACTTCCTAAGTTTGTAAGATTATTAACCATGAACGAATAAAATCCTTCAGAAATCGTTTTTGAGTAA contains these protein-coding regions:
- the rgy gene encoding reverse gyrase encodes the protein MDIVTQQPTTLEAIFKQLCPNCGGDISSTRLVKGLPCENCLKEDIEGKEALCRLSNLKGLKGFCNLNEEYEEWEKTFRKYVGFEPWELQKFWAKKLLLKRSFALLAPTGIGKTSWGFASAIYFAKHNKKTYIILPTKLLVLQSYEKLKDKLPAEDLLVIGIEESKKEKDQNKERLANGQFKILVTTSMFLYKNVDLIPRDFSFIFVDDVDSFLKTAKNIDKALYLLGFEPRDIELTMKYIRMRRNVTEENAEEINSLREQVKRISKKAKGVMVVSSATSNPKSERIRLFKELLSFDVGRPVFYLRNVEDVYEDVGAKQTILDSMLVEKVKQFGDGGLVFVSSDYGKEKVDELKELLNKHGISSESYENFSEEVLERYKNREIQVLIGISSYRNPLARGLDIPEVIRYAIFYGVPKIVVSLDLEGNVKHILLAISTLRPLIARDKELEKWTPTIDKWMKELTKLGNIANPPKDRVEQLREEIKRFILSEEIIKKINSADDVTLRQEDGKWYLVVADVTGYLQASGRTSRLFVGGITKGLSYVLVDDKKVFNNLIRKLRWWFSSDVVFKQAQSVDFGALMEEIDNDRERVRRKEGRRDDFLKPVLVIVESPHKARTIANFFGKPISRSLEGHELYEVITEDKYVVITASFGHVFDLNKEVGYYGVLESSNNGRGKYVPVYETIEGKESIVNAIREASKEFEQILIATDPDTEGEKISWDLKNLCSVYAKNIKRMEFHEVTKRAILNALREHREVDENLVKAQVVRRISDRWVGFELSQLIQRLFGRSNLSAGRVQTPVLGWVIERAKESQQKKYVVTISKDGLDLKFEFEEKYEAEKFFNEIKVVKVTKGEEKRIEKSPLPPYTTDVVLKDASEKYKLSVSRTMEVLQDLFERGFITYHRTDSTRVSDFGMNVAKEYISETFGEEFFKPRTWGEGGAHECIRPTRALDIEDIKAMIYSGELEGFTKDHIAIYDLIFKRFIASQMKNVVLKGYDVKFEVVDKTQEVEVYEEIIEEGFNKVFPIKLVRIPQGTIEVSANKFMRAIPKVYPFTQGSLVEEMKKRGLGRPSTYATIVSRLLERGYVIERNGYLLPTTLGEKVYNFFNSDREKFKFVSEDFTRELEVLMDKVESGEEDYQQILRSLKAELEKI
- the recF gene encoding DNA replication/repair protein RecF (All proteins in this family for which functions are known are DNA-binding proteins that assist the filamentation of RecA onto DNA for the initiation of recombination or recombinational repair.); protein product: MEKKRMVIKELTVKNFRNFSEHTVQFSDGINVIYGPNGSGKTSILEAVAYLSNPRSFRGARDYQILKVGEKHFEIKGRIVSGEEKHTIEIVYVQDDDKKEKVAYLDGSKVKRFRDIQEIFIAIPFSFRDYSMVDGGPAQRREFFDEIFSLLDLDYYETLRAYEKLLDERNEYLKQEPELIDREYLIETAKDLQIMADKIVEKREHMINELSKYLDKTFKIEYKSDFKGKNFLDYVDQDIAEKVTTVGPHSQDDYLLYYKDLLARHYASEGQKRLLYLSIVLAFKKLIEETKHYEPVFLFDEPFNVLDTHLLERFISNLSGQVIIASITPLLGAHNIGLTLEE